Proteins encoded in a region of the Pseudomonas denitrificans (nom. rej.) genome:
- a CDS encoding low specificity L-threonine aldolase — MTDNTQQFASDNYSGICPEAWAAMAEANRGHERAYGDDQWTARASDYFRELFETDCEVFFAFNGTAANSLALAALCQSYHSVICAETAHVETDECGAPEFFSNGSKLLLARTDAQGKLTPEAIREIALKRQDIHYPKARVVTITQATEVGTVYRPDELQALSATCRELGLHLHMDGARFSNACAFLGATPAELTWKAGVEVLCFGGTKNGMAVGEAILFFNRELAEGFDYRCKQAGQLASKMRFLAAPWVGVLQDDAWMHYASHANRCAQLLAERVADVPGVQLMFPVEANGVFLQMSEPALEALRQLGWRFYTFIGAGGARFMCSWDTEIARVEELAADIRRVMGA; from the coding sequence ATGACCGACAACACCCAACAGTTCGCCAGTGACAACTACTCCGGCATCTGCCCCGAAGCCTGGGCGGCCATGGCCGAAGCCAACCGCGGTCACGAACGCGCCTACGGCGACGACCAGTGGACCGCCCGTGCCTCCGACTATTTCCGCGAACTGTTCGAGACCGACTGCGAAGTCTTCTTCGCCTTCAACGGCACCGCGGCCAACTCCCTGGCCCTGGCGGCGCTGTGCCAGAGCTACCACAGCGTGATTTGCGCCGAGACTGCCCACGTCGAGACCGACGAGTGCGGCGCGCCGGAGTTTTTCTCCAACGGCTCCAAGCTGCTGCTGGCGCGCACCGACGCCCAGGGCAAGCTGACCCCGGAGGCGATCCGTGAGATCGCCCTCAAGCGCCAGGACATCCACTACCCGAAGGCGCGGGTGGTCACCATCACCCAGGCCACCGAGGTCGGCACCGTCTACCGCCCGGACGAGTTGCAGGCGCTCAGTGCTACCTGCCGCGAGCTGGGCCTGCACCTGCACATGGATGGCGCGCGTTTCTCCAACGCCTGCGCTTTCCTTGGCGCGACCCCGGCCGAGCTGACCTGGAAAGCCGGCGTCGAAGTGCTCTGCTTCGGCGGCACCAAGAACGGCATGGCGGTGGGCGAGGCCATCCTGTTCTTCAACCGCGAACTGGCCGAAGGCTTCGACTACCGCTGCAAGCAGGCCGGCCAGCTGGCCTCGAAGATGCGCTTCCTCGCCGCGCCCTGGGTCGGCGTGCTGCAGGATGACGCCTGGATGCACTACGCCAGCCACGCCAACCGCTGTGCACAACTGCTGGCCGAGCGCGTCGCCGACGTGCCGGGTGTGCAGCTTATGTTCCCGGTGGAAGCCAACGGCGTGTTCCTGCAGATGTCCGAGCCCGCCCTGGAAGCCCTGCGCCAGCTGGGCTGGCGCTTCTACACCTTCATCGGCGCCGGCGGCGCGCGCTTCATGTGCTCGTGGGATACCGAGATCGCCCGGGTCGAAGAGCTGGCGGCTGACATTCGTAGGGTGATGGGCGCCTGA
- the glyA gene encoding serine hydroxymethyltransferase, with amino-acid sequence MFSKQDQIQGYDDELLAAMDAEEARQEDHLELIASENYTSKRVMQAQGSGLTNKYAEGYPGKRYYGGCEHVDKVEQLAIDRAKQLFGADYANVQPHSGSSANSAVYLALINAGDTILGMSLAHGGHLTHGAKVSSSGKLYNAVQYGLNTDTGLIDYDEVERLAVEHKPKMIVAGFSAYSKTLDFPRFRAIADKVGALLFVDMAHVAGLVAAGLYPNPLPYADVVTTTTHKTLRGPRGGLILAKSNEEIEKKLNSAVFPGAQGGPLMHVIAAKAVCFKEALEPGFKDYQAQVIRNAQAMASVFIERGYDVVSGGTDNHLMLISLVKQGLTGKEADAALGRVGITVNKNAVPNDPQSPFVTSGIRIGTPAVTTRGLKEEQCRELAGWISDVLDHLGDADVEAKVATQVAGLCADFPVYR; translated from the coding sequence ATGTTCAGCAAGCAAGACCAGATCCAGGGTTATGACGACGAACTGCTCGCGGCGATGGATGCCGAGGAAGCGCGCCAGGAGGACCACCTCGAGCTGATCGCTTCGGAGAACTACACCAGCAAGCGCGTCATGCAGGCTCAGGGCAGCGGGCTGACCAACAAGTACGCCGAAGGTTATCCGGGCAAGCGTTACTACGGTGGCTGCGAGCATGTGGATAAAGTCGAGCAGCTGGCCATCGATCGCGCCAAGCAGCTGTTCGGCGCCGACTACGCCAACGTCCAGCCGCACTCGGGCTCCTCGGCCAACTCCGCCGTGTACCTGGCGCTGATCAATGCCGGCGACACCATCCTGGGCATGAGCCTGGCCCACGGCGGCCACCTGACCCACGGTGCCAAGGTGTCGTCCTCGGGCAAGCTCTACAACGCCGTGCAGTACGGCCTGAACACCGACACCGGGCTGATCGACTACGACGAAGTCGAGCGCCTGGCCGTGGAGCACAAGCCGAAGATGATCGTCGCCGGCTTCTCCGCCTACTCCAAGACCCTCGACTTCCCGCGCTTCCGCGCCATCGCCGACAAGGTCGGGGCGCTGCTGTTCGTCGACATGGCCCACGTCGCCGGCCTGGTTGCCGCCGGTCTGTACCCGAACCCGCTGCCCTACGCCGACGTGGTTACCACCACCACCCACAAGACCCTGCGCGGCCCGCGCGGCGGCCTGATCCTGGCGAAGTCCAACGAAGAGATCGAGAAGAAGCTCAACTCCGCCGTCTTCCCCGGCGCCCAGGGCGGCCCGCTGATGCACGTGATCGCCGCCAAGGCGGTGTGCTTCAAGGAAGCGCTGGAGCCCGGCTTCAAGGACTACCAGGCCCAGGTGATCAGGAACGCCCAGGCCATGGCTTCGGTGTTCATCGAGCGCGGCTACGACGTGGTCTCCGGTGGCACCGACAACCACCTGATGCTGATCAGCCTGGTGAAGCAGGGCCTGACCGGCAAGGAAGCGGACGCCGCCCTGGGCCGTGTCGGCATCACGGTGAACAAGAACGCCGTGCCGAACGATCCGCAGAGCCCGTTCGTCACCTCCGGCATCCGCATCGGCACCCCGGCGGTGACTACCCGTGGCCTGAAGGAAGAACAGTGCCGCGAGCTGGCCGGCTGGATCAGCGACGTGCTGGACCACCTGGGCGACGCCGACGTGGAGGCCAAGGTGGCCACCCAGGTCGCGGGCCTGTGCGCGGACTTCCCGGTCTACCGTTGA
- a CDS encoding sarcosine oxidase subunit beta: MQRYSGFGLFKHSLSHHENWQRMWRTPTPKQVYDVVIVGGGGHGLATAYYLAKEHGITNVAVVEKGWLGGGNTARNTTIVRSNYLWDESALLYEHAMKLWEGLSQDLNYNVMFSQRGVYNLCHTLQDMRDGERRVSANRLNGVDGELLNAQQVAEEIPYLNCTKSARYPVMGSTVQRRGGVARHDAVAWGFARAADALGVDLIQQTEVIGFRKQDGAVIGVETNRGFIGAKRVGVVTAGNSGHMAKLAGFRLPIESHPLQALVSEPLKPIIDSVIMSNAVHGYISQSDKGDLVIGAGIDGYNGYGQRGSYPVIEHTLQAIVEMFPVLSRVRMNRQWGGIVDTTPDACPIIGKAPVKNLFFNCGWGTGGFKATPGSGNVFAATLAKGEPHPLAAPFSIERFHTGALIDEHGAAAVAH; the protein is encoded by the coding sequence ATGCAACGCTACTCCGGCTTCGGCCTGTTCAAGCATTCCCTGAGCCACCACGAGAACTGGCAGCGCATGTGGCGCACGCCCACGCCCAAGCAGGTCTACGACGTGGTCATCGTCGGCGGCGGCGGGCACGGCCTGGCCACGGCCTATTACCTGGCCAAGGAGCACGGCATCACCAACGTCGCGGTGGTCGAGAAGGGCTGGCTGGGTGGCGGCAACACCGCGCGCAACACCACCATCGTGCGTTCCAACTACCTGTGGGACGAGTCGGCGCTGCTCTACGAACACGCCATGAAGCTGTGGGAAGGCCTGTCCCAGGACCTCAACTACAACGTCATGTTCTCCCAGCGCGGGGTCTACAACCTCTGCCACACCCTGCAGGACATGCGTGACGGCGAACGCCGCGTGAGCGCCAACCGCCTCAACGGCGTCGACGGCGAGCTGCTCAATGCCCAGCAGGTGGCCGAAGAGATTCCCTACCTGAACTGCACCAAAAGCGCCCGCTACCCGGTCATGGGTTCCACCGTGCAGCGTCGCGGCGGCGTGGCCCGCCACGATGCCGTGGCCTGGGGCTTCGCCCGCGCCGCCGATGCCCTCGGTGTGGACCTGATCCAGCAGACCGAAGTGATCGGCTTCCGCAAGCAGGACGGCGCCGTCATCGGCGTCGAGACCAACCGCGGCTTCATCGGCGCCAAGCGCGTCGGCGTGGTCACCGCCGGTAACTCCGGGCACATGGCCAAGCTCGCCGGCTTCCGCCTGCCGATCGAATCGCACCCGCTGCAGGCACTGGTTTCCGAGCCGCTGAAACCCATCATCGACAGCGTGATCATGTCCAACGCCGTGCATGGCTACATCAGCCAGTCGGACAAGGGCGACCTGGTCATCGGTGCCGGCATCGACGGCTACAACGGCTATGGCCAGCGCGGCTCCTACCCGGTCATCGAGCACACCCTGCAGGCCATCGTCGAGATGTTCCCGGTGCTCTCGCGCGTGCGCATGAACCGCCAGTGGGGAGGCATCGTCGACACCACCCCGGACGCCTGCCCGATCATCGGCAAGGCCCCGGTGAAGAACCTGTTCTTCAACTGCGGCTGGGGCACCGGCGGCTTCAAGGCCACCCCCGGCTCGGGCAATGTCTTCGCCGCCACCCTCGCCAAGGGCGAGCCGCATCCGCTGGCCGCGCCCTTCTCCATCGAACGCTTCCACACCGGCGCGCTGATCGACGAACACGGCGCTGCCGCCGTCGCGCACTAA
- a CDS encoding sarcosine oxidase subunit delta: MLNIFCPHCGELRSEEEFHAKGQAHIPRPLDPAACTDAEWGEYMFFRDNPRGIHHELWVHAAGCRQYFNVTRHTVTYEILETYKIGEKPSISAESEKKSAVQPAVEKA; this comes from the coding sequence ATGCTGAATATCTTCTGCCCTCATTGCGGCGAGCTGCGTTCCGAAGAGGAATTCCACGCCAAGGGCCAGGCGCACATCCCGCGCCCGCTCGACCCGGCTGCCTGCACCGACGCCGAGTGGGGCGAGTACATGTTCTTCCGCGATAACCCGCGCGGCATCCACCACGAGCTGTGGGTGCACGCCGCCGGCTGCCGCCAGTACTTCAACGTCACCCGCCACACCGTGACCTACGAAATCCTGGAAACCTACAAGATCGGCGAAAAACCAAGCATCAGCGCCGAATCCGAGAAGAAATCCGCCGTCCAGCCCGCCGTGGAGAAGGCCTAA
- a CDS encoding sarcosine oxidase subunit alpha codes for MSQINRLSRGGRIDRNKPLTFSFNGQSYQGFAGDTLAAALLANGVDILGRSFKYSRPRGIVAAGAEEPNAILQIGSRESTQVPNVRATQQALYSGLVATATNGWPNVQNDLMGIFGKVGGKLMPPGFYYKTFMYPQSMWLTYEKYIRKAAGLGRAPTEVDPDSYDWMNHHADVLIVGAGPAGLTAALAASRSGARVILADEQEEFGGSLLDTRETLDGKPAEEWVAKAIAELQGNPDVILLPRATVNGYHDHNFLTIHERRTDHIGETAPLGQVRMRVHRVRANRVVLAAGAHERPLVYGNNDVPGNMLAGAVSTYVRRYGVAPGKKLVLSTNNDYAYRVALDWQEAGLQVVAIADARPNPRGEWVEEARKRGMRVITGSAVIEARGSKRVTGAKVASIDTFRHKVNAPGEWLDCDLIASSGGYSPVVHLASHLGGKPEWREDILAFVPGLAFQKRLCAGAVNGVFRLADALADGYQAGSQAAVDGGFKSVEGELPVVAERAEDATLALFQVPHEKTTARAPKQFVDTQNDVTAAAIELACREGFESIEHVKRYTALGFGTDQGKLGNINGLAIAARAQGKSIADTGTTMFRPNYTPVTFGAVAGRHCGHLFEPVRFTALHAWHVKNGAEFEDVGQWKRPWYFPKRGEDMHAAVARECRAVRESVGLLDASTLGKIDIQGPDAREFLNRVYTNAWTKLDVGKARYGLMCKEDGMVFDDGVTACLADNHFVMTTTTGGAARVMEWLELYHQTEWPELKVYFTSVTDHWATLTLSGPNSRKLLAEVTDIDLDKDAFPFMTWKEGKVAGVPARVFRISFTGELSYEVNIQANYAMGVLEAIVAAGAKYNLTPYGTETMHVLRAEKGFIIVGQDTDASVTPDDLNMGWAVGRTKPFSWIGWRGMNRADCQREDRKQLVGLKPTNPMDLLPEGAQLLFTPQHSIPATMVGHVTSSYMSSSLGYSFALAVVKGGIKRLGEKVYAPLADGRVIEAEICSSVFYDPKGERQNVD; via the coding sequence ATGAGCCAGATCAATCGCCTGTCCCGTGGCGGTCGCATCGACCGCAACAAGCCGCTCACCTTCAGCTTCAACGGCCAGAGCTACCAGGGCTTCGCCGGTGACACCCTGGCCGCCGCCCTGCTGGCCAACGGCGTCGACATCCTCGGCCGCAGCTTCAAGTACTCGCGCCCGCGCGGCATCGTCGCCGCCGGCGCCGAAGAGCCCAACGCCATCCTGCAGATCGGCTCGCGCGAATCCACCCAGGTGCCCAACGTGCGCGCCACCCAGCAGGCCCTGTACAGCGGCCTGGTGGCGACCGCCACCAACGGCTGGCCGAACGTGCAGAACGACCTCATGGGGATCTTCGGCAAGGTCGGCGGCAAGCTGATGCCGCCCGGCTTCTACTACAAGACCTTCATGTACCCGCAGTCCATGTGGCTGACCTACGAGAAGTACATCCGCAAGGCCGCAGGCCTGGGCCGTGCGCCCACCGAAGTGGACCCGGACAGCTACGACTGGATGAACCACCACGCCGACGTGCTGATCGTCGGCGCCGGCCCCGCCGGCCTCACCGCCGCGCTGGCCGCCTCGCGCAGCGGTGCGCGGGTGATCCTCGCCGATGAACAGGAAGAGTTCGGCGGCAGCCTGCTCGACACCCGCGAGACCCTCGACGGCAAGCCGGCCGAGGAGTGGGTGGCCAAGGCCATCGCCGAGCTGCAAGGCAACCCGGACGTGATCCTGCTGCCGCGCGCCACGGTCAACGGCTACCACGACCACAACTTCCTCACCATCCACGAGCGCCGCACTGACCATATCGGCGAGACCGCTCCGCTGGGCCAGGTACGCATGCGCGTACACCGGGTCCGCGCCAACCGCGTGGTGCTCGCCGCCGGCGCCCACGAGCGCCCGCTGGTGTATGGCAACAACGACGTGCCGGGCAACATGCTCGCCGGCGCTGTCTCCACCTATGTCCGCCGCTATGGCGTGGCACCGGGCAAGAAACTGGTGCTGTCCACCAACAACGACTACGCCTACCGCGTCGCCCTGGACTGGCAGGAAGCCGGTCTGCAGGTGGTCGCCATCGCCGACGCCCGCCCCAATCCGCGCGGCGAATGGGTCGAGGAAGCGCGCAAGCGCGGCATGCGGGTCATCACCGGCAGCGCAGTGATCGAGGCACGCGGCAGCAAACGCGTGACCGGTGCGAAGGTCGCCTCCATCGACACCTTCCGCCACAAGGTCAATGCGCCCGGTGAGTGGCTGGACTGCGACCTCATCGCCAGCTCCGGCGGCTACAGCCCGGTGGTGCACCTGGCTTCGCACCTGGGCGGCAAGCCGGAATGGCGCGAGGACATCCTCGCCTTCGTTCCCGGCCTGGCCTTCCAGAAGCGCCTCTGCGCCGGTGCGGTGAACGGCGTATTCCGCCTCGCCGATGCCCTGGCCGACGGCTACCAGGCCGGCAGCCAGGCCGCTGTCGACGGCGGCTTCAAGTCCGTCGAAGGCGAGCTGCCGGTGGTTGCCGAGCGCGCCGAGGACGCCACTCTCGCGCTGTTCCAGGTGCCCCACGAGAAAACCACGGCGCGGGCGCCCAAGCAGTTCGTCGACACCCAGAACGACGTCACCGCCGCCGCCATCGAACTGGCCTGCCGCGAGGGCTTCGAGTCCATCGAGCACGTCAAGCGCTACACCGCGCTGGGCTTCGGCACCGACCAGGGCAAGCTGGGCAACATCAACGGCCTGGCCATCGCCGCCCGCGCCCAGGGCAAGAGCATCGCCGACACCGGCACCACCATGTTCCGCCCGAACTACACCCCGGTGACCTTCGGCGCCGTCGCCGGCCGTCACTGCGGCCATCTGTTCGAACCGGTGCGCTTCACCGCGCTGCACGCCTGGCACGTGAAGAACGGCGCCGAGTTCGAGGACGTCGGCCAGTGGAAGCGCCCGTGGTACTTCCCCAAGCGTGGCGAAGACATGCACGCCGCCGTGGCCCGCGAGTGCCGCGCCGTGCGCGAGTCGGTCGGCCTGCTGGACGCCTCGACCCTGGGCAAGATCGACATCCAGGGCCCGGACGCCCGCGAGTTCCTCAACCGCGTCTACACCAACGCCTGGACCAAGCTGGATGTGGGCAAGGCCCGCTACGGCCTGATGTGCAAGGAAGACGGCATGGTCTTCGACGATGGCGTCACCGCGTGCCTGGCGGACAACCACTTCGTCATGACCACCACCACCGGCGGCGCGGCGCGCGTCATGGAGTGGCTGGAGCTGTACCACCAGACCGAATGGCCGGAGCTGAAGGTGTACTTCACCTCGGTCACCGACCACTGGGCCACCCTCACCCTGTCCGGCCCCAACAGCCGCAAGCTGCTGGCCGAAGTCACCGACATCGACCTGGACAAGGACGCCTTCCCCTTCATGACCTGGAAGGAAGGCAAGGTCGCCGGCGTGCCGGCGCGGGTGTTCCGCATCTCCTTCACCGGCGAGCTGTCGTACGAGGTGAACATCCAGGCCAACTACGCCATGGGTGTGCTGGAGGCCATCGTCGCCGCCGGCGCCAAGTACAACCTGACGCCATACGGCACCGAGACCATGCACGTCCTGCGCGCCGAGAAGGGCTTCATCATCGTCGGCCAGGACACCGATGCCTCAGTGACCCCGGACGACCTGAACATGGGTTGGGCGGTGGGTCGCACCAAGCCGTTCTCCTGGATCGGCTGGCGCGGCATGAACCGCGCCGACTGCCAGCGCGAAGACCGCAAGCAGCTGGTTGGCCTCAAGCCCACCAACCCGATGGACCTGCTGCCCGAGGGCGCGCAACTGCTGTTCACCCCGCAGCACAGCATCCCCGCGACCATGGTCGGCCACGTCACCTCCAGCTACATGAGCAGCAGCCTGGGCTACAGCTTTGCCCTGGCGGTGGTGAAGGGCGGCATCAAGCGCCTGGGCGAGAAGGTCTATGCCCCGCTGGCGGACGGCCGCGTGATCGAGGCGGAAATCTGCAGCTCGGTGTTCTACGACCCGAAAGGCGAACGGCAGAACGTGGATTGA
- a CDS encoding sarcosine oxidase subunit gamma, with amino-acid sequence MSKANLYQQRPEDGIQAESPLHHAELDKLAARKVANAGVTLREKKFLGHLTLRGEAHDPAFAGGVHKALGLELPVALGLVAKGETSLQWLGPDEWLLIVPGGEEFAVEQRLREALGEELHYSVINVSGGQTLLELEGAKVREVLMKSTGYDVHPSNFPVGKAIGTNFAKSQLVIRHTGEHTWELVVRRSFSDYFWLWLQDACAEYGLQVAA; translated from the coding sequence ATGAGCAAAGCCAACCTCTACCAGCAACGCCCCGAAGACGGCATCCAGGCCGAGTCGCCCCTGCACCACGCCGAGCTGGACAAGCTCGCCGCGCGCAAGGTGGCCAACGCCGGCGTGACCCTGCGCGAGAAGAAGTTCCTCGGCCACCTGACCCTGCGTGGCGAAGCCCACGACCCGGCCTTCGCCGGCGGCGTGCACAAGGCCCTGGGCCTGGAGCTGCCGGTGGCCCTGGGCCTGGTGGCCAAGGGCGAAACCTCGCTGCAGTGGCTCGGCCCGGACGAGTGGCTGCTGATCGTCCCCGGCGGCGAGGAGTTCGCCGTCGAACAGCGCCTGCGCGAGGCGCTGGGCGAAGAACTGCACTACTCGGTGATCAACGTCAGCGGCGGCCAGACCCTGCTGGAGCTCGAAGGCGCCAAGGTCCGCGAAGTGCTGATGAAGTCCACCGGCTACGACGTGCACCCGAGCAACTTCCCGGTGGGCAAAGCTATCGGCACGAACTTCGCCAAGTCCCAGCTGGTGATCCGCCATACCGGCGAGCACACCTGGGAGCTGGTGGTGCGCCGCAGCTTCTCCGACTACTTCTGGCTGTGGCTGCAGGACGCCTGCGCCGAGTACGGCCTGCAGGTAGCGGCGTAA